A single genomic interval of Helianthus annuus cultivar XRQ/B chromosome 6, HanXRQr2.0-SUNRISE, whole genome shotgun sequence harbors:
- the LOC118479508 gene encoding putative cysteine-rich receptor-like protein kinase 9, whose translation MFITARQLFLRIFLCFICITNTVTLAQPDFIFYFCANNDNYTINSTFERNLDTTFSTLPTTNSGLGFFNHSTLEGNDMVYSAAICRGDIEPDLCLSCLNDSMVKLRELCPNQKEAVGYYEMCWLKYSTKSVLGNIYHIDGYRVLVNTITSAQRDRFVEDLSSLMNKLKADAAAGDSLLKFAAGNTTGPDFVTIYGLVQCTPDLSKMQCIDCLENAYSYYATVFNQSGKIGGTVFQPMCRYSYGLSRFFNEGIPSPPVSSSSPSLPPVSSSPSLQETTTLDETIGRLKAYEERTGLVDENPGRFNSSQDKWRDGKFKQEKDDEDSSHDAYKSRSNERKFGKDLSKIKCYNCQKFGHYASDCPESNQREEETNLVQEDEEPTLLMAIKEDCNDLLQQAHDGKQDMEKDQGAT comes from the exons ATGTTCATAACTGCCAGACAACTCTTCTTACGGATCTTTCTTTGTTTTATATGTATAACCAATACCGTCACCTTAGCTCAACCCgattttattttctatttttgtGCAAACAACGATAATTACACCATAAACAGTACGTTTGAAAGAAACCTCGACACCACTTTCTCCACTCTCCCCACCACCAACTCTGGCTTGGGTTTCTTCAACCACTCTACCCTGGAAGGGAACGATATGGTCTACTCCGCAGCCATTTGTCGAGGCGACATAGAGCCAGATTTGTGCCTGAGCTGTCTAAATGACTCGATGGTTAAGTTGCGAGAACTCTGTCCTAACCAAAAGGAAGCAGTAGGATACTATGAGATGTGTTGGTTAAAATACTCCACAAAGTCTGTTTTGGGGAACATTTATCATATTGATGGTTATAGAGTTTTGGTTAACACAATAACCTCAGCTCAAAGGGATCGGTTTGTTGAGGATCTCTCGTCGTTGATGAATAAGCTGAAAGCTGATGCGGCTGCTGGTGACTCGTTACTGAAGTTTGCTGCAGGGAACACGACTGGGCCCGATTTTGTAACGATTTATGGGCTTGTGCAGTGTACTCCAGACTTATCGAAGATGCAGTGCATAGATTGCTTGGAAAATGCATACAGTTACTATGCGACGGTTTTTAACCAAAGTGGGAAGATTGGAGGGACAGTCTTTCAACCTATGTGCAGATATAGTTATGGTCTTAGTCGGTTTTTTAACGAGGGCATCCCTTCACCGCCAGTTTCATCGTCATCACCGTCGCTACCACCAgtttcatcatcaccatcactaCAAG AAACAACGACGCTAGACGAGACAATTGGAAGGTTGAAAGCCTATGAAGAAAGGACCGGTTTGGTGGATGAAAACCCG GGAAGGTTCAACTCATCGCAAGACAAATGGCGTGATGGAAAGTTCAAACaagaaaaagatgatgaagattcATCACATGATGCTTATAAGAGTAGAAGCAACGAAAGAAAGTTTGGGAAGGATTTAAGCAAGATAAAATGCTACAATTGCCAAAAGTTTGGTCATTATGCCTCAGATTGTCCTGAGTCAAACCAAAGAGAAGAAGAAACAAATCTGGTACAGGAAGACGAGGAACCAACTCTCCTAATGGCAATCAAAGAAGACTGCAATGATCTACTTCAACAAGCACACGATGGCAAGCAAGATATGGAAAAAGATCAAGGTGCAACTTAA